The Vibrio tubiashii ATCC 19109 genome has a segment encoding these proteins:
- a CDS encoding heme ABC transporter permease: protein MWKWLHPYAKPESAYQLCGKLLPWFSVLALVCLTVGTVWGLAFAPSDYQQGDSFRIIYIHVPSAIWSMGVYMSMAIAAFIGIVWQVRLSDMAASAMAPIGAVYTFIALLTGAIWGKPMWGTWWVWDARLTSELILLFLYLGVIALYHAFDDQKTAAKAAGILAIVGVVNLPIIHFSVEWWNTLHQGATITKFEKPSISSNMLWPLLLNIFGFAFFFASVTMIRFRNEIISKESHRPWVIKLAADKSQRGS from the coding sequence ATGTGGAAATGGCTCCATCCTTATGCCAAGCCCGAATCAGCCTACCAGCTTTGCGGTAAGCTTTTGCCCTGGTTCTCTGTACTGGCGCTGGTGTGTTTAACCGTCGGCACAGTATGGGGGTTAGCTTTCGCACCTTCTGATTATCAGCAAGGCGATAGCTTTCGAATCATCTATATTCATGTGCCTTCTGCTATTTGGTCTATGGGCGTTTATATGTCTATGGCTATCGCAGCTTTCATTGGTATCGTCTGGCAAGTTCGTTTGTCAGATATGGCAGCGTCTGCCATGGCACCTATTGGTGCGGTCTACACCTTTATTGCGCTACTAACTGGCGCGATCTGGGGTAAACCAATGTGGGGTACATGGTGGGTATGGGATGCGCGTTTAACTTCTGAGCTTATCCTTCTTTTCCTCTACTTGGGTGTTATTGCTCTTTACCATGCCTTTGATGACCAAAAAACAGCGGCAAAAGCGGCGGGTATTTTGGCAATCGTTGGTGTGGTGAACTTACCTATCATTCACTTCTCTGTAGAGTGGTGGAACACTCTTCACCAAGGCGCAACCATTACTAAGTTTGAGAAACCATCTATCTCAAGCAATATGTTGTGGCCTTTGCTACTGAACATTTTTGGCTTCGCTTTCTTCTTTGCCTCCGTCACCATGATTCGTTTCCGTAACGAAATTATTAGTAAAGAGAGCCATCGCCCTTGGGTGATCAAGTTAGCAGCAGATAAGTCTCAGAGAGGGAGTTAA
- the ccmD gene encoding heme exporter protein CcmD translates to MHFESLSDFFAMGGYAGYVWTAFGVTFGVMIVLLVLSVRRGQSLLGEVQAKIDRQARIDAAKNLENTL, encoded by the coding sequence ATGCATTTTGAATCTTTGAGTGATTTCTTTGCCATGGGCGGCTATGCCGGTTATGTCTGGACAGCATTTGGTGTCACGTTCGGTGTGATGATTGTCTTGTTAGTATTGAGTGTGAGAAGAGGTCAATCTCTCCTCGGCGAGGTACAAGCGAAAATAGACAGACAAGCTCGAATTGATGCGGCGAAAAATTTGGAGAACACATTATGA
- the ccmE gene encoding cytochrome c maturation protein CcmE gives MNPRRKKRLGIVLAIFIGISATIGLMLYALNQNMDLFYTPTELVNGKPDGTKPEVGQRLRIGGMVVVGSVKRDSESLRVSFDLHDVGPTVTIVYDGILPDLFREGQGIVAQGVLKDATTVEAFEVLAKHDEEYMPPEIAEAMKKTHEPLQYSEQQKQGSGQ, from the coding sequence ATGAACCCAAGACGTAAAAAGAGGCTCGGCATTGTTCTTGCGATCTTTATCGGTATCAGTGCCACGATTGGTTTGATGCTATATGCATTGAACCAGAATATGGACCTTTTCTATACTCCGACAGAGCTTGTGAATGGTAAACCTGATGGGACTAAACCTGAGGTCGGTCAGCGCCTTCGCATTGGTGGTATGGTTGTGGTTGGCTCTGTTAAGCGTGACTCTGAGTCTCTACGTGTGTCGTTCGACTTGCATGATGTCGGTCCAACAGTAACGATTGTTTACGACGGCATTCTTCCAGATTTGTTCCGTGAAGGGCAGGGTATTGTTGCTCAGGGCGTGTTAAAAGATGCGACTACAGTTGAAGCTTTTGAAGTATTGGCTAAGCACGATGAAGAGTACATGCCGCCAGAAATCGCAGAAGCAATGAAGAAAACCCATGAACCATTGCAATACTCAGAACAACAAAAACAAGGAAGCGGTCAATGA